A single window of Granulicella sibirica DNA harbors:
- a CDS encoding SixA phosphatase family protein → MNLFILRHASAGTRRVNPLLDKKRPLDKEGKQYCLQLAQVLQSVKIQFDVILSSPLKRALQTAQLVGTESGYDAPVLLSDALAPSGTVEGFHKLVQEIQVHENVLVVGHSPNIEAFLASMLVPNNSTSGRFRLRKGSLARISMQRGSNILTWMLDPRIVRALYATSTKSSRRKTSRK, encoded by the coding sequence ATGAACCTCTTTATCCTCCGCCACGCGAGCGCTGGAACCCGCCGCGTCAACCCTCTCCTGGACAAGAAACGTCCACTCGATAAGGAAGGCAAGCAGTACTGCCTGCAACTCGCCCAGGTCCTGCAGTCCGTGAAGATCCAGTTTGACGTCATCCTCTCGAGCCCGCTCAAGCGCGCCCTGCAGACGGCGCAACTTGTAGGCACCGAAAGCGGATACGACGCACCGGTCCTCCTCTCCGACGCGCTGGCCCCATCAGGCACTGTCGAAGGCTTCCACAAGCTCGTGCAGGAGATTCAAGTCCACGAAAACGTTCTGGTCGTCGGACACAGCCCGAACATCGAGGCTTTTCTCGCCTCCATGCTTGTCCCAAACAACTCCACGTCCGGCAGGTTCCGCCTGCGCAAGGGCTCGCTTGCCCGCATCAGCATGCAGCGCGGGAGCAACATCCTCACCTGGATGCTGGACCCACGCATCGTCCGCGCTCTCTACGCGACGTCGACGAAGAGTTCCCGCCGAAAGACCTCACGGAAATAA
- a CDS encoding Ppx/GppA phosphatase family protein — MPTFAAIDIGSNSCRLKIASVVQHKLKTLHEDREVTRLGESVFQTGVISPESMAGTIKALKRFHKAVQVHVVDKVRVVATSAMRDARNAAAFTEWVKSATGWNVEVISGLEEGRLIHLGVVTHEEGAQGKCLLIDLGGGSCEVTFSDGGRVKAMVSLPLGAVRLQQEFLQNDPATKEDAGRLRQYIDRELRKADRKLGKPEVDLVIATSGTAAALAEASAAIEVKTPAKKVAPKAFVRVKPMEALTPNVRKLADRLLKMTNEQRAAVPGVGPRRSEIIVGGAEVYATILTRMGLKGFRYSPLGLRDGMLAQMLGEVDLRGSVHQRIESERWAGVIELCRRYGIDEVKAEPVRQHVRQLFDSLAKVHELPPEYKLWLEAAAMMQEAGKFMNHQGHYRHSQYIIANSEIFGFSPEQRSVVSAIARYLGKSRPDPMDRVMRTLPIEEHARVVRAVVLLRLAMALNQDRATAAVKVKTHVYPKRVVMDLVPVRGGAELEAWSLKKEAAYFREVFRRELFVDVA; from the coding sequence ATGCCGACGTTTGCTGCAATCGATATTGGGTCGAACTCCTGCCGTTTGAAGATCGCGTCCGTGGTCCAGCACAAGCTGAAGACGCTGCATGAAGATCGCGAAGTGACGCGTCTTGGAGAAAGCGTTTTCCAGACGGGCGTGATCTCGCCGGAATCAATGGCCGGGACGATCAAGGCGCTGAAGCGCTTCCACAAGGCCGTGCAAGTGCACGTGGTGGATAAGGTCCGCGTCGTTGCGACGAGCGCGATGCGGGATGCGCGGAACGCGGCGGCGTTTACGGAGTGGGTGAAGTCGGCGACGGGGTGGAACGTCGAGGTGATCTCAGGGCTGGAGGAAGGACGCCTGATCCACCTTGGGGTGGTGACGCATGAGGAGGGTGCGCAGGGGAAGTGCCTTCTGATCGACCTTGGGGGCGGAAGCTGCGAGGTGACGTTCTCGGATGGCGGACGGGTGAAGGCGATGGTGAGCCTTCCGCTTGGCGCGGTGCGATTGCAGCAGGAATTTCTGCAGAACGATCCCGCGACGAAAGAAGATGCGGGACGCCTGCGGCAGTACATCGACCGGGAACTCCGAAAGGCCGATCGGAAACTGGGTAAGCCGGAGGTCGACCTGGTGATCGCAACATCGGGAACCGCGGCGGCGCTGGCGGAGGCGAGTGCGGCAATCGAGGTGAAGACCCCGGCGAAAAAAGTCGCGCCCAAGGCATTTGTGCGGGTGAAGCCGATGGAGGCGCTGACGCCGAACGTGCGCAAGCTGGCGGACAGACTCTTGAAGATGACCAACGAGCAGAGGGCCGCGGTGCCGGGTGTGGGGCCGAGAAGATCGGAGATCATCGTCGGGGGAGCCGAGGTGTACGCGACGATCCTGACGCGGATGGGGCTGAAGGGATTTCGATACTCTCCGCTCGGCCTACGAGATGGAATGCTGGCGCAGATGCTCGGTGAGGTAGATCTTCGGGGATCGGTGCATCAGAGGATCGAAAGCGAACGCTGGGCCGGGGTGATCGAGCTGTGCAGGCGGTATGGGATCGACGAGGTCAAGGCGGAACCCGTCCGGCAGCATGTGCGGCAGCTTTTCGACTCGTTGGCGAAGGTGCATGAACTTCCGCCGGAGTACAAGCTCTGGCTCGAGGCGGCGGCGATGATGCAGGAAGCCGGAAAGTTCATGAATCACCAGGGACACTACCGGCACAGCCAATACATCATCGCGAACTCCGAGATCTTCGGATTTTCGCCGGAGCAGAGATCGGTCGTGAGCGCGATCGCGCGGTATCTCGGCAAGAGCCGGCCAGATCCGATGGACCGAGTGATGAGGACACTGCCGATCGAAGAGCATGCGCGTGTGGTGCGGGCAGTGGTGCTTCTCCGGTTGGCGATGGCGCTCAACCAGGATCGGGCGACGGCGGCTGTGAAGGTCAAGACGCACGTCTACCCGAAGCGGGTGGTGATGGACCTTGTTCCGGTGCGTGGGGGCGCGGAGTTGGAGGCCTGGTCGCTGAAGAAAGAAGCTGCTTATTTCCGTGAGGTCTTTCGGCGGGAACTCTTCGTCGACGTCGCGTAG
- a CDS encoding ArnT family glycosyltransferase → MKPSEPFSILARSFAGGPRPRNAALILGSLWLLIFFAALFAPPLLDDADATHAQAARAMATTGDLVTLRVDGIRYLEKAPLPYWLVALCFRLFGFNTFAVHLPQVLAVALLALLGHRWANQAFGARTAFYTAISVLTSAGVFLFTRIFIPEITLSLFLAAALFAMLKSLQPNHDLIAGPADPSPQDLPRESPAVAWYAGPYFYPYVLWASLALAVLTKGFVALVFFFGTAFFYLLVTGDYKLWRRLKPFTGGLLFLAIAAPWHILAGLRNTGGMNGHGFFWFYFINEHVLRFLGRRIPRDYNKLPAYLFWSLHLVWLFPWSLFLPLTAITAWRKRRSSLPSAFSPASSFATRTVLLLGVFAALILVFFSLSTNQEYYTFPAYLPILLLTCAAITRAEQTYSVDSTSRRWVRFAHAALTLLGVLFAIALIYGLWTSRHEAFVPDIGDLLAHRGVGDYTLSMSHLFDLTGPSFAALRLPAALAALAFAIGPTIAWMLRMQRRHIAATTTIAFTSALFLIAAHIAFVRFSPMLSSKTFADRIQQLEDNSRISRDTEILLYGDQSYGSSIAFYLDRQVSLVEGRTTSMLFGSTFPDAPRIFLTNADLLSSWGTGERKLLFVPLERRDDVDHLLGSRQIIVQEASGKALITDRPLDR, encoded by the coding sequence ATGAAACCATCTGAACCGTTCTCCATTCTGGCCCGCTCCTTCGCTGGCGGGCCCCGGCCACGCAACGCCGCGCTGATTCTCGGCAGCCTGTGGCTCCTCATCTTCTTCGCGGCCCTCTTCGCTCCGCCCCTGCTCGACGACGCCGATGCGACGCACGCCCAGGCCGCACGCGCCATGGCCACCACCGGAGACCTCGTCACCCTCCGAGTCGACGGCATCCGCTACCTCGAAAAAGCGCCCCTGCCGTACTGGCTGGTCGCCCTCTGCTTCCGCCTCTTCGGCTTCAACACCTTCGCGGTCCATCTCCCGCAGGTCCTCGCCGTGGCCCTCCTGGCGCTTCTCGGCCACCGCTGGGCCAACCAGGCCTTCGGAGCCCGCACCGCCTTCTATACAGCCATCTCTGTCCTCACCTCTGCTGGCGTCTTCCTCTTCACCCGCATCTTCATTCCCGAGATCACCCTCTCTCTGTTCCTCGCCGCCGCTCTCTTCGCGATGTTAAAGTCGCTTCAACCTAACCACGACCTCATCGCCGGGCCTGCGGACCCATCGCCGCAGGATCTCCCACGGGAAAGCCCCGCTGTAGCCTGGTACGCAGGGCCCTACTTCTACCCCTACGTCCTCTGGGCCTCGCTCGCTCTCGCTGTCCTCACCAAGGGCTTCGTCGCCCTGGTCTTCTTCTTCGGCACAGCCTTCTTCTATCTCCTGGTCACCGGCGACTACAAGCTCTGGCGCCGCCTCAAACCCTTCACCGGCGGACTCCTCTTCCTCGCGATCGCCGCCCCCTGGCACATCCTCGCCGGCCTCCGCAACACCGGCGGGATGAACGGCCATGGCTTCTTCTGGTTCTATTTCATCAACGAACACGTCCTCCGTTTCCTCGGACGCCGCATCCCCCGCGACTACAACAAACTCCCCGCATACCTCTTCTGGTCTCTCCACCTCGTCTGGCTCTTTCCCTGGAGCCTCTTCCTCCCTCTCACCGCCATCACCGCATGGCGCAAACGCCGCTCCAGTCTCCCGTCGGCGTTTTCCCCCGCAAGCAGCTTTGCCACCCGCACCGTCCTCCTTCTCGGAGTCTTCGCCGCCCTCATCCTGGTCTTCTTCTCGCTCTCAACCAACCAGGAGTACTACACCTTTCCCGCTTACCTTCCGATCCTCCTGCTCACCTGCGCTGCCATCACGCGCGCCGAGCAGACCTACTCGGTCGACTCCACCAGCCGCCGCTGGGTCCGTTTCGCCCACGCCGCCCTCACCCTACTCGGCGTATTGTTTGCCATCGCTCTTATCTACGGCCTCTGGACCTCGCGCCACGAAGCCTTCGTCCCCGACATTGGAGACCTGCTTGCCCATCGTGGCGTCGGGGACTACACCCTCTCGATGTCCCACCTCTTCGACCTCACCGGCCCATCCTTCGCGGCCTTGCGCCTCCCAGCCGCGCTCGCCGCCCTCGCCTTCGCCATCGGACCGACCATCGCCTGGATGCTCCGCATGCAGCGCCGCCACATCGCCGCAACCACGACCATCGCCTTTACCAGCGCTCTCTTCCTGATCGCTGCTCACATCGCCTTCGTCCGCTTCTCGCCCATGCTGTCGTCGAAGACATTCGCCGACAGGATTCAGCAGCTTGAAGACAATAGCCGCATCTCCCGCGATACGGAAATCCTTCTCTACGGCGACCAATCCTACGGCTCCTCGATTGCCTTCTACCTGGACCGTCAGGTCTCCCTGGTAGAAGGCCGTACCACCTCCATGCTCTTTGGCTCGACCTTCCCGGACGCCCCACGCATCTTCCTCACCAACGCCGATCTTCTCAGCAGCTGGGGGACCGGCGAGCGCAAGCTCCTCTTCGTGCCGCTCGAACGGCGGGACGACGTCGACCACCTCCTGGGTTCCCGGCAGATCATCGTCCAGGAGGCATCCGGGAAAGCCCTCATCACCGACCGCCCGCTCGACCGTTGA
- a CDS encoding ArnT family glycosyltransferase — protein sequence MIEATPKLDEARLPLLSSTPTVNVAHQTHELRTVSAPARLWQPRSVGYILLAWLILQVGCVFSPGLLDDVDSIYIQIAREMLDRHDFVTPTIDGIRFFDKPPLMYWMAAGSMRLFGIHDWAARIPLVLGTLALFLAAYALGIRLFAAVSPKEHPDRGGLYAALALATSVGPWLYTRFYIPDIVVALWMTLAVHLTLIAVERIRNQQSALIPCLAFAAVLAANVLTKGLIGLVFPLGFVILYLAFTRQLRLLTKLHLAAGTALFLVIAAPWHILAAIRNPAIPMPAGMELPAKAGWAWFYLYNEHVARFLSKRVPHDYGLTPIWLFWLYLAIWVMPFTAFLPGAVACHIRKLTQRSTPREREAALSLLLWSALILGFFTISNRQEYYSLPALPALALMAGGLLARAESPAADEEGRKARRSVRNWTLRFLFPLTTAVAVICAFFAITAPKPPPGADLSTLLANNPALYNLSLGHLFDLTGDAMGLFRAPLVAVTIGMLAIGIGSARLRHLRRPHAATMAIAIGMTFTLLAAHEGLIRFNSILGSKDLAVAINRVRRPGDLILLDGELTSGSTLIFYTGQPLHLVNGHINGPWFGSFWPDAPHIFETDDSLHALWASPRRLFLLTYSRTRAQDLARFGRVRILASAGGKTILTNQP from the coding sequence TTGATCGAAGCAACGCCGAAGCTCGACGAAGCCCGCCTTCCGCTGCTATCGTCCACTCCTACAGTGAATGTCGCCCATCAGACACACGAGCTCCGGACAGTCTCCGCCCCCGCTCGCCTCTGGCAGCCCCGCTCCGTCGGCTACATTCTTCTCGCCTGGCTCATCCTCCAGGTAGGCTGCGTCTTCTCTCCGGGCCTGCTCGACGACGTTGACTCGATCTACATCCAGATCGCACGCGAGATGCTCGATCGACACGACTTTGTCACCCCCACGATCGACGGTATCCGTTTCTTCGACAAGCCCCCACTCATGTACTGGATGGCCGCCGGCTCGATGCGCCTCTTTGGCATACACGACTGGGCCGCCCGCATCCCACTTGTCCTCGGAACCCTCGCGCTCTTCCTAGCCGCGTACGCGCTGGGCATCCGCCTCTTCGCCGCCGTCTCTCCGAAAGAACATCCGGACCGCGGAGGCCTCTACGCCGCCCTGGCCCTTGCCACCAGCGTTGGCCCTTGGCTCTACACCCGCTTCTACATCCCGGACATCGTCGTCGCCCTCTGGATGACACTCGCCGTCCACCTCACCCTCATCGCGGTCGAGCGTATCCGTAACCAGCAGTCCGCCCTGATCCCCTGCCTCGCCTTCGCCGCAGTCCTCGCCGCGAACGTCCTCACCAAGGGCCTCATCGGCCTCGTCTTTCCCCTTGGCTTCGTCATTTTGTATCTCGCCTTCACCCGCCAACTCCGCCTCCTTACAAAACTCCATCTCGCTGCCGGCACCGCTCTGTTCCTGGTGATCGCTGCCCCGTGGCACATCCTGGCTGCTATCCGAAACCCCGCCATCCCGATGCCCGCAGGCATGGAACTCCCAGCCAAAGCCGGATGGGCCTGGTTTTACCTCTACAACGAACACGTCGCCCGCTTCCTCTCGAAGCGCGTTCCCCACGACTACGGCCTCACCCCCATCTGGCTCTTCTGGCTCTACCTCGCCATCTGGGTCATGCCCTTCACCGCCTTCCTTCCCGGCGCGGTCGCTTGCCACATCCGCAAGCTAACCCAGCGCTCCACGCCCCGCGAGCGCGAAGCGGCGCTCTCTCTTCTGCTCTGGTCCGCGCTCATCCTAGGCTTCTTCACCATCTCCAACCGGCAGGAGTACTACTCGCTCCCCGCGCTTCCGGCCCTCGCCCTCATGGCCGGCGGCCTCCTCGCTCGGGCGGAAAGCCCTGCCGCCGACGAAGAAGGCAGGAAGGCCCGCCGCAGCGTCCGCAACTGGACCCTCCGCTTCCTCTTCCCCCTCACCACCGCCGTCGCCGTCATCTGCGCCTTCTTCGCGATCACCGCCCCCAAACCCCCACCCGGTGCCGACCTCTCCACCCTCCTCGCCAACAACCCCGCACTCTACAACCTCTCCCTCGGCCACCTCTTCGACCTCACCGGCGACGCCATGGGCCTCTTCCGCGCCCCCCTCGTCGCCGTCACCATCGGCATGCTCGCCATCGGCATCGGAAGCGCCCGCCTCCGGCATCTCCGTCGTCCGCACGCCGCGACCATGGCAATCGCCATCGGCATGACCTTCACCCTCCTCGCCGCCCACGAGGGGCTTATCCGCTTCAACTCCATCCTCGGCTCAAAGGACCTCGCCGTCGCGATCAACCGCGTCCGCCGCCCCGGCGACCTGATCCTCCTCGACGGCGAGCTCACCTCCGGCTCGACCCTGATCTTCTACACCGGCCAGCCCCTTCACCTCGTCAACGGGCACATCAACGGCCCATGGTTCGGCTCCTTCTGGCCCGACGCTCCCCACATCTTCGAGACCGACGACTCGCTCCACGCCCTCTGGGCCAGCCCCCGGCGTCTCTTCCTTCTCACCTATTCGCGGACCCGCGCACAGGATCTGGCCCGCTTCGGCAGGGTGCGCATCCTCGCCTCCGCCGGCGGCAAGACCATCCTGACCAACCAGCCTTAG
- a CDS encoding glycosyltransferase produces MSLALRILFGIAAGGSITSTVYCGMVLVATVRFGLRRRREEALAAQAFPPLSVLKPLHGNEAGLEENLVRYFEQDYPAAFELLFCARHETDEGLRLARRVADRYPGVGARFITCGEPEFPNAKMWSLAALARAARFETLVTSDADARVERNSLRECVKGLMDGTALESCLYIGTTQGGVAAKLDALGKSVEMTGGVLVADMLEGTRFALGVTMVLRKEAFERAGGHEQLGQFWAEDFVLGNRLADRGDRVGLSSHVIGLTVPPTGFGASFRNQVRWLKSTRRSRPKGHLGTGLTFAVPYGVMGLLWGLLAGHWELGVLWLAGLCLSRWVMAVAVLRALGGTRVMAEAVLYPVRDLMGGILWAASYWGSTLSYHGGTYQLEEDGRFHRRATTSGATIEQVEAPHA; encoded by the coding sequence ATGAGTCTCGCGCTTCGGATATTGTTCGGCATTGCCGCTGGTGGGAGCATCACTTCGACGGTTTATTGCGGCATGGTGCTGGTCGCTACCGTCCGGTTCGGCCTGCGCCGACGCCGGGAAGAGGCGCTGGCTGCTCAGGCATTTCCGCCGCTCAGCGTCCTCAAGCCCCTGCATGGGAACGAGGCTGGGCTGGAGGAGAATCTCGTACGGTATTTCGAGCAGGACTATCCGGCGGCGTTCGAGCTTCTATTCTGCGCACGACACGAGACGGATGAAGGGTTGCGGTTGGCGCGTCGTGTGGCCGATCGGTATCCAGGGGTGGGGGCGCGGTTTATCACGTGCGGCGAGCCGGAGTTTCCGAACGCGAAGATGTGGTCGCTGGCAGCACTTGCGAGGGCAGCCCGGTTCGAGACGCTGGTGACGAGCGATGCCGATGCGCGGGTGGAACGGAACTCGCTGCGGGAGTGTGTGAAGGGCCTGATGGATGGCACAGCACTTGAGAGCTGCCTCTACATCGGGACAACGCAGGGCGGTGTGGCCGCAAAGCTGGATGCGCTGGGTAAGAGCGTCGAGATGACGGGTGGCGTGCTGGTGGCGGACATGCTCGAGGGCACGCGGTTTGCGCTCGGCGTGACCATGGTGCTGCGCAAAGAGGCGTTCGAGCGTGCGGGCGGGCACGAGCAGCTTGGGCAGTTCTGGGCGGAAGACTTCGTGCTTGGGAACCGGCTGGCGGATCGCGGGGACCGGGTGGGGCTCTCGAGCCACGTGATCGGGCTGACGGTGCCTCCGACAGGCTTTGGCGCGAGCTTTCGTAACCAGGTGCGGTGGCTCAAGAGTACGCGACGGTCGCGCCCGAAGGGGCATTTGGGTACGGGGCTGACGTTCGCGGTGCCGTATGGGGTGATGGGTCTCCTGTGGGGATTGCTGGCGGGGCACTGGGAGTTGGGGGTGCTTTGGCTGGCTGGCCTCTGTTTGAGCCGGTGGGTGATGGCTGTCGCGGTTCTGCGGGCTTTGGGTGGTACGCGGGTCATGGCGGAGGCGGTGTTGTACCCGGTGCGGGACCTGATGGGAGGCATCCTGTGGGCGGCGAGCTATTGGGGGAGCACGCTGTCCTATCACGGCGGGACGTACCAGCTCGAGGAGGATGGGCGCTTTCACCGCCGCGCCACGACGTCAGGAGCGACGATTGAGCAGGTGGAGGCTCCGCACGCCTGA
- a CDS encoding glycosyltransferase, translating to MRLLLHVLFYAALCGSVTSTIYCGMVLAAALRFGLRKRREERDGTPFLPAVSVLKPLHGTEQGMERNLETFFEQDYPAPFELLFCARQEMDPGLRLARTVGERYPHVEARYVTSGEPIPKFHNAKVYSLERLNSVAKHDLFITSDADVRVGPDYLRKMVQNLKDPHVGLASCVYLGSLDKGNAAGLSSRLDAVGKSVEMTSGVLVADMIEGTKFALGATMAVRRKSFQDVGGFAELGQFYADDFVLGNRLAAQGTGVLLATHVIRLMVQDSPFWISFRNQLRWMQSTRRSRPWGHLGSGLTFAMPFGLLGLLWGGLSGHVGIGLLWLAAMVLNRWLQAGAILRVLGDLDWRRGMVIYPLRDLLGAALWTASFAGDRFYYRGGTYTFQQGGRVEASK from the coding sequence ATGCGTCTTTTGCTTCATGTTCTGTTCTATGCCGCGTTGTGCGGTTCGGTGACTTCGACGATCTACTGCGGGATGGTGCTGGCGGCTGCGCTTCGGTTCGGTCTGCGGAAGAGGCGCGAGGAGCGGGATGGAACTCCGTTTCTGCCCGCGGTGAGCGTACTCAAGCCGCTGCATGGGACGGAACAGGGGATGGAGCGAAACCTCGAAACGTTCTTCGAGCAGGACTATCCGGCGCCGTTCGAGCTTTTATTCTGCGCGCGGCAGGAGATGGATCCGGGGCTGCGGCTCGCGCGGACGGTGGGGGAACGGTATCCGCATGTCGAGGCGCGGTATGTCACATCTGGTGAGCCGATTCCCAAGTTCCATAACGCGAAGGTTTACTCGCTCGAGAGGCTGAACTCGGTGGCGAAGCACGATCTGTTTATCACGAGCGATGCGGATGTCCGGGTGGGGCCGGACTATCTGCGAAAGATGGTGCAGAACTTGAAGGATCCGCATGTGGGGCTGGCTTCGTGCGTGTACCTTGGGTCGCTCGATAAGGGAAATGCGGCGGGACTTTCCTCGAGGCTGGATGCCGTGGGCAAGAGTGTCGAGATGACCTCGGGTGTGCTGGTGGCGGACATGATCGAGGGCACGAAGTTCGCGCTTGGGGCGACGATGGCGGTGCGGCGGAAGTCGTTCCAGGATGTCGGCGGGTTTGCCGAGCTGGGGCAGTTTTATGCGGATGATTTTGTGCTCGGGAACAGGCTGGCCGCGCAGGGAACAGGGGTCCTTCTGGCGACGCATGTCATTCGTCTGATGGTGCAGGATTCGCCGTTCTGGATATCGTTCCGGAACCAGTTGCGGTGGATGCAGAGCACGAGGCGGTCGCGGCCCTGGGGGCATCTTGGGTCAGGCCTGACGTTTGCCATGCCGTTCGGGCTACTTGGATTGCTTTGGGGGGGCCTGAGTGGTCATGTGGGGATTGGGCTGCTTTGGCTGGCGGCAATGGTCTTGAATCGGTGGCTGCAGGCGGGAGCAATCCTGCGAGTGCTGGGAGATCTGGACTGGAGGCGCGGGATGGTGATCTACCCATTGCGAGACCTGCTTGGGGCTGCGCTGTGGACGGCAAGCTTCGCGGGCGATCGTTTCTACTACCGGGGCGGAACCTACACGTTCCAGCAGGGCGGCAGGGTCGAGGCGTCGAAGTAG
- a CDS encoding MerR family transcriptional regulator, with translation MATKRKGKGAYMISSVAEMYEIHPQTLRLYEREGLLRPSRSDGNTRLYTDEDLERLEFILNLARDLGVNIAGIAIVLQMRERMEEMNRQMQGFVDYVRTEMLARMQPQPTAGLVPLRRPVVVPEAKETAKTVRASRKTKTAGL, from the coding sequence ATGGCAACGAAGCGTAAGGGTAAAGGCGCGTACATGATCTCGTCGGTGGCGGAGATGTACGAGATTCATCCGCAGACGCTGAGGCTGTATGAGCGAGAGGGCCTGTTGCGGCCGTCGCGGTCGGATGGGAACACACGGCTCTACACGGACGAAGACCTTGAGAGGCTGGAGTTCATCCTGAACCTGGCGCGGGACCTCGGGGTGAATATCGCGGGGATCGCGATCGTGCTGCAGATGCGGGAGCGGATGGAGGAGATGAACCGGCAGATGCAGGGGTTCGTCGACTATGTGCGGACCGAGATGCTGGCGCGGATGCAACCGCAGCCGACGGCGGGGTTGGTGCCGCTGCGTAGGCCGGTGGTGGTTCCGGAGGCGAAGGAGACGGCCAAGACGGTCCGGGCTTCGAGGAAGACGAAGACAGCCGGGTTGTAG
- a CDS encoding SDR family NAD(P)-dependent oxidoreductase: MKKSQGIVLAQIITAVTAAAAAYALRTRAPRLRQVVLITGGSRGLGLAIAERFARDGAQLVLAARNGEELERARDLLFEREAIQSPNDVLLIPTDLSDESQAASLIAGALAHFGRIDVLINNAGIIQVGPVEDQPIDAYHRAMQINFFAALATIHAALPSMLSRYRDHGQRSAIVNIASIGGKFAMPHLLPYVASKFALVGLSEGLHAELRHKGIRVTTVCPGLMRTGSHVQAEFTGDHAKEYRWFALGATTPLIAATTAHAAERIFQAVRTGRAEITITPQAWLAARVVGLAPAATQFIASLVNEYVLPAPTSREEGRTPVPGLAVKQPRVPFFPARSSRLRTGHNQS; the protein is encoded by the coding sequence ATGAAGAAGTCGCAGGGAATCGTACTCGCCCAGATCATCACTGCCGTCACGGCCGCCGCGGCAGCCTACGCGCTCCGCACCCGTGCCCCACGCCTGCGTCAGGTCGTCCTCATCACCGGGGGCTCCCGCGGGCTTGGACTCGCTATCGCCGAACGCTTCGCCCGCGATGGAGCTCAACTCGTCCTCGCCGCCCGCAACGGGGAGGAGCTGGAACGTGCTCGCGACCTCCTGTTCGAGCGCGAGGCTATCCAATCTCCGAACGATGTCCTCCTCATCCCAACCGACCTCAGCGACGAGTCCCAGGCCGCATCCCTGATCGCCGGCGCTCTTGCCCACTTCGGCCGCATCGACGTGCTCATCAACAACGCCGGCATCATCCAGGTCGGCCCCGTCGAAGACCAGCCCATCGACGCCTACCACCGCGCCATGCAGATCAACTTCTTCGCCGCCCTCGCCACCATCCACGCCGCCCTGCCCTCCATGCTCTCCCGATACCGCGACCATGGTCAGCGCAGCGCCATCGTCAACATCGCGAGCATCGGCGGCAAGTTCGCCATGCCGCACCTTCTCCCCTACGTCGCCAGCAAATTCGCCCTCGTCGGCCTCTCCGAGGGCCTACATGCGGAACTACGCCATAAGGGCATCCGCGTCACCACCGTCTGCCCCGGCCTTATGCGCACCGGCTCTCACGTCCAGGCTGAATTCACCGGAGATCACGCGAAAGAGTACCGTTGGTTCGCCCTCGGGGCGACCACACCCCTCATTGCCGCGACGACCGCGCACGCCGCGGAACGCATCTTTCAGGCCGTCCGCACCGGCCGCGCCGAGATCACCATCACCCCTCAAGCCTGGCTCGCCGCCCGAGTCGTCGGCCTCGCACCCGCCGCCACTCAGTTCATAGCCTCCCTCGTCAACGAATATGTCTTGCCAGCACCCACATCCAGGGAAGAAGGCCGAACCCCCGTTCCCGGATTGGCAGTCAAGCAGCCGCGCGTCCCATTCTTTCCAGCCCGGAGTTCCCGGCTCCGGACCGGGCACAATCAGTCCTGA